GGCAAAGGTCCTTAGATATTTTCCAATCAAGGACAGGTTTAGGAGGATGTTTAGATCACAAAGGATGGCTGAAGATCTGCGTTGGCACTATACCAATGCCACTGAAGATGGTACAATGCGGCACCCTGTTGATTCTATCTCTTGGGCACAAGTGAATGCTAAATGGCCAGACTTTGCTGCTGATCCACGGAATCTTCGACTTGGGATTTCTACAGATGGGATGAACCCTTTCTCCATGCAAAGCACCAATCACAGCACATGGCCAGTGTTGTTAGTGAACTATAACACGCCTCCAACCATGTGTATGAAGGCTGAGAATATAATGCTGACTTTGTTGATCCCTGGTCCTACTGCTCCTGGTAACAACATTGATGTTTACCTAGCACCACTGATAGACGATCTAAAGGATTTGTGGGCTGAGGGTATTGAAGTGTATGACTCATTTGCGAAGGAGAACTTTAATCTCAGAGCCTTGCTGCTTTGGAGTATCAGTGACTATCCAGCCTTAGGAACACTGTCTGGATGTAAAGTAAAGGGGAAACAAGCCTGCAATGTATGTGGAAAGGATACACCTGCAAGGTGGCTTAAGTTTAGCCGCAAGTTTGTCTACATGAGTAACAGAAGGAGACTACCGCCTGGCCATCGTTACAGATATAAAAAAGCTTGGTTTGACAACACTGTGGAGGAAGGGAATGCTAATAGGATACAAACAGGCGCTGAGATATATGAGACACTACAAGCTTTTACGAATGATTTTGGTAGACCTctagagaaggaaaaaaaaaggaaaagactagagttggaagatgatgaGAGGTTACAAGAAGAAGAGTGTGAAGAATCAAATGAACTATGGCGGtggaagaagagatcaataTTCTTTGATCTACCTTACTGGAAGGTAAACTATAGTAACTGACCTATATTATCTGATTACtggaagaagagatcaataTGTCTAACAGTTTCTTGTTTAATGTGTTAGGAGTTGCCTGTTCGTCACAATATTGATGTTATGCACGTAGAAAAGAATGTGTCCGATGCTATATTGTCTCTGTTGATGCAAAGTGCGAAGTCAAAAGATGGGTTGAAAGCAAGAAAAGACTTAGAAGATATTGGAATCAGAAAGCACTTGCACACAGAGGTGAGGGGAAAGAAAACATACTTACCTCCTGCTGCCTACTGGTTATCGAAGAGAGAGAAGACCATTTTCTGCCAAAGGTTAGCTAAGTTTAGAGGCCCTGATGGTTATTGTGGTAATATTGCGAATAGTGTTTCAGTTAACCCTCCAAATATTGGTAGTTTAAAGTCGCATGATCATCATGTCTTAGTACAGAACTTGTTACCAGCTGCATTAAGAGGGTTGTTACATAGGGGTCCTAGGATAGCCATAAATAGATTATGCAGTTACTTCAACAGGTTGTGTCAGCGCATCATTGACCCAGAGAAACTTATATCCATGGAGACAGAGTTTGTGGAGACAATGTGTCAGCTGGAGCGCTTCTTCCCTCCAGCCCTTTTTGATATCATGTTTCACCTTCCACTACATTTATCAAGAGAGGCACGGTTGGGAGGACCAGTTCACTTCCGATGGATGTATCCCTTCGAAAGGTTTGATCAACATCTCTCTTCAATATATCCACTTCCCACAATGATGTTTGACTAATATTCATATTTCCTGAGTTATAGGTACATGAAAACACTAAAGGCTTTTGTTAAGAATTATGCAAGGCCAGAAGCATGTATGGCTGAGGCGTATTTAGCTGGAGAATGTGTTGCATTTTGTTTAGAGTTCCTTAAAGAATCAGTACCAGTTCAAGAAGCAGTTAATCGTAATGAAGATGTTGAGGCTGATAGAATGGTGGTTGAAGGCCGACCTCTGCAGAAGGGTATAGAGGTTACCCTGTCAGATAAAGATAGAGACATTGCACATCGATATGTGCTAATGAACATGGCATCTTTGGATCCCTTTCTTGAGTAAGTAATTCTCTATGTTTCTTCTACTTGTTTTACTcataatttcattttcatatactgttgtttaatttaaaatcaggATGCATTTGGAAGAGTTGCAAGCTAAGGATGCTCGATTGGCTAAAAATGAAACTTTGTTATGGAAAAACCATACTGAACACTTTACAGAATGGCTTAAAAATAAGGTTACAAACTCCAAATTCTTTTCTTGATTATTATTGTAAATACTGGTTAGCTTGTTTGGTGATGACTGGTTAGCTTGTTTGGTGATGACTAGTTAGCTTGTATCATGATGCCTGGTTTGTATCTTGAAGAACATGTCCATATTTTAGCGAATTGATGTCTGAGTAGCTTATAGCTTGATGAAACTGTCtggatttttagtatttttatgacTGGTTAGCTTGTAGATTGATGATTGGTTTCGTGGTACATATTATCatgttttgattataatttaAGTACCTCGGCTTGATGATAATCCTCTGATTTCCTGCGGCAGATTCATTTAGACTCAAAAGATAGTCATTCTAAGGAGATAAGGTGGTTGGCATTTGGACCAAGAAATGTTGCTTTAGCACATAAAGGATTCATCATCAATGGCCAACGGTTTCATACTGATGCGGTCAAGCTGAAGACACAAAACAGTGGAGTAACTTATGAAGCCTTTAGCATGTGTAGATCAAGTGCAAGAGATATGAGACAGGTCGCGGATATGATTACATACTATGGAGTGATAAAGGAGATTTTGGTCATCGACTATCACATGTTCAAAGTGCCACTCTTTAGATGCAACTGGGCAAACACAGCGAATGGTGTGAAGGAAGAAGATGGCTTCACTCTTGTTAACCTTCATATGAACCAAGCAGCCTATTTGAAAGATCCATTCATTCTACCTTCTCAAGCGAAACAGGTTTTCTACTCTAGGGAGGATGATGCTTCAAATTGGTATGTTGTTATGAGAGCACCACCTAGAGGTTATCATGAGTTGGAAACAGAAGAGGATTTAGGTGGTGCTCCTTTACCtgtccaagaagttgatgatatgGGTGATGATATGGATGATGATAGTGTATATGTTAGGGATGATTGTGAAGGTTTATTAGTGGTAGATTGATGATATGTTGTATGCTTGTGTGATGGTTTGTATGAATGTGATAATGTTGTGTTATGGgatttgaataattatattgatttttggaattttaataatttatattgtttttatttcatattttcgaattaattatttaaaaatcaattcaataattattattaattaattttgggataattataaaactaattaataacacGAAACATTTGCTATCTTTGCTACtaggaaaaatcaaattatttggttctaataacatttattaaacGTTATTATAAATACTAACAATTGCGAACACAAAAGCGCTATTGTTATACACTTAGTAATAGCACAGAGGAAAATCGCTATTAAAAGGGTTGGACTTTTTATAACGGGTGATGTCAGAGCGTCCAAGGAAATGCTATTAAACCAAAATGATAGCGCTTTTCGTCCGCTATTACTAACCACATTTCCTGTAGTGCATGGCAGCCTCGCGCCAATCCAGCCTTGATGTCGGATTCTTCTACATGGCTTCTCGACTCTGGAGCTTCCCACCACATGACCTCTGACCTGACTAATCTCTCGATGCACACGCCTTATCATGGTGGTGATGATGTCCTCTTAGGCGATGGCTCTGCTTTGCAGATATCACACTCCGGTTCTGGCTCTCTTCCCTCTTATACTAAAccttttttcataaataatattcTGTGTGTTCCTTCTTTAGATAAAAATTTGATATCAGTTTTTCAATTGTGTAAAGCTAATGATGCTGCTGTTATCTTTACTCCCACTTATTTCCAGGTAGAGATTTACAAACGGGGGTCCTTCGGGTGCAAGGAACACCTAAACATGGCACCTATGAATGGCCGAAAACTCTCAGCTCAACTTCACCTTCTCTTGCTTTTGCTTCTCTAGTGAAAACCACTCTTACTGATTGGCATTCTCGCTTAGGTCATCCGGCTTTACCGGTTCTTCAAAAAGTTATTTCTAAGTTTCAGTTACCTATTGTTTCCAATGCTTTGTTAGCTAAACCTTGCTCTGCTTGCTCAATTAATAAAATGCACAAGTTGCCTTTTTCATCTTCAACGTTAAAATCGTCTCATCCTTTGGATATTGTTTTCTCTGATGTGTGGACTTCTTAGGTAGTTTCGATTGATGGTTTCAAATAGTATGTGCTTTTTGTATATCATTATACTAGATACACATGGCTTTATCCTTTAAAACATAAATCTCAGGTTTATGAAGTATTCACCAAGTTCAAAAGTTTGGTTGAAAATCAATTTCAACATAAGCTAAGAACACTATACTCTGATAATGGGGGTGAATACATAGGTCTTGCTGCATTCCTTTCCTCACATGGCATATCACATATGACAAGCCCACCACATACACCTGAGCATAATGGTATTTCTGAGCGGCGTCATAGACACATTGTAGAAACGGGTTTATCCCTCATGACGCATGCCTCGATGCCTAAAGGCTACTGGTCTTATGCTTTTGTAGCTGCTGTTTATCTAATAAACGGAATGCCTACTCAGAACTTAGAGTTTCTAACACCTTTTGAAAAATTGCATGGTCATTCACTAAATTTTCTTACGCTTCGTATCTTTGGTTGTTTATGTTTTCCATGGCTCGAACCTTATGCTTCTCATAAACTTGATGATAGATCAAAACCTTGTGTTTTCTTAGGATATTCATTGACTCAAAGTGCATATTTATGTTTAGATAGAGTCACAGGCCGAGTTTACACCTCTCGCCATGTTATTTTCCATGAATCAGTGTTTCCATTCAACACTCCATCTCCTGTGATTGCACAAGTAGATGCCTCTGATTTGCTGTCTCCTTCTAATGCTCCTGCTTCTGTTATTAGTCATGTCTCTAACTTGCAGGTACCTATACCGCCTGAAGTTGCAGCTCCCTCATCAACAATGGCTTCTACACCGCGCGTACCAAACATTACAGTCTCTCAGGAACCAGTTGATGAACACAGGAAAACAAACACGCAACCAGAACCAGTCACTGTTACGGTCAACCCTAACCATGGCGTCTCTCTTCATTTACAATAACCATGGCGTCTACCTCTACATGTTGGTTTATGTCGATGATATAATCATCACTGGGAGCAGTACTCCTCATATAAACCGGTTTATCGATTCTCTCTCTCAACGTTTCTCTATTAAAGATTTAGGTCATTTATCATATTTCCTTGGAATAGAAGTATTGCGATCTTCTCATGGTTTACATTTGTCTCAACATAGGTACATCACTGACTTACTCCAGCGAATGCAGATGTATAACGCCAAGTCTATCTCCACTCCGATGTGTCCACACACAACCCTTTCGCTTAGTTCTGGTCCTGCAATGGATGATCCAACACAGTACCACATGGCTGTAGGAAGCCTGCAATATTTGTCACTCACCAGACCTGACATCTCCTTTGCCGTTAATAAACTATCACAGTTTATGCACCAGCCAACAACAGAGCACTGGTCAGCCGTAAAAAGAGTTCTACGATATCTCTCCGGGACAAGAACACACGGCATCTCCTTCTCCAGCAAAAACAATCCGACTTTACATGCTTTCACCgacgctgattgggctggaAACAGAGATGATTACACATCAACGGGAGCTTATATTGTCTACCTTGGCAGTCACCCTGTTGCTTGGTCTTCGAAAAAGCAAACTGGTGTAGCAAGATCTTCAactgaagctgaatatagatCCGTTGCAGCGACAGCCGCAGAAATATGCTGGATCACATCTCTCATGAAGGAACTCGGTCTCTCCATCTCACAAATCCCAGCCATTTATTGTGACAACATGGGAGCAACATACCTAGCGGCTAACCCGGTATTTCACTCTCGCATGAAACATCTAGCTCTGGACTATCACTTTGTTCGACATCAGGTGCAGAATGGTGTAGTGCGGGTCTCTCATGTGTCTACTCATGATCAACTAGCAGATGCTCTAACTAAACCACTCTCCAGACCACGTTTTGAAGGCCTATGCATCAAGATTGGACTCTCCTCCGTTGGTCCATCTTGAGGGGTGTATTAGCATATAGAAAGTAAATATTATTAGAACGTTAGAATCCCTTTAATGTCTCAGTAGTAACTATCGTATATTACCTTCCATCTTTGTATATCTCTGTACATATAAACAGAGCCTTCTACCTTAAtagaaaactagattttgacccgcgctttcaaagcgcgggtttattttccttttttttcaattgacaaatatttagcgtcatatttcatatatttgtgttttattttataaaagacttaaactttttatctttctttatcgtgtttcattttaaatgactatttatgttttaaaaattaaactttatttttttaatgaattaagttggtataactctgatgaattaattttattatgtggttaatatttttaataaaaataattatatacttttaataaagatttatacttttcaatgaaaaaatcaattttttttatgaatgcttaaattatattaagaaaagaaaaaaaattaattaagaatggttgaaaaaaaaaattatttgaacttggactcaatggcccaaagaaaaaaaaatgtgagaattagatctgatttcttaatcggctcaaatggcccaagagagatctgatgtggatAGTGGGTTGGATCCGAAAATAATGgcccaatatagatgtgttattaatattacttgattgtaattaatgaaacatgcaatgttaatAAAGAAAGGGCAGACTAAGGTAAAAAAGACAATatgatcctgctttaatagtatagattagttCTCCAAAGCTAATAAAATTTGCTCAAAGATCTCCTCCATGGCTGGATCCTGAAGCTTTTCATTCAAACCCCACACCCCCAATTGCTCAGAGAGTTCTTGAAAAAGAATCTTCACAAAGATACGTGAGGACGTAGAACATGGCTACAATCCTCAGCTTATTGGTCTCAAGGCGATGAAGTGTAACATATTGCTGCACAAACAGATTCTTGAAACATTCTATGTACGCTTTGCTTTTGAGACAGAACCTTTGTGCTAACTGACCATAGAAGGAACGGTAAGTTCTCTCCTCAGTGCAACATTCCAAGATCATAACGCATAGCTCCATCTCTTGACCTGGTTTGATTCTGATCTGGAGTAGTTTATGCACTACTTCCTCAAAGTTGAGACTTGACATGATTGTTTGGTAGATTGTCCTCCTAAGACTGACAAGATCAGTTTCTgtatgatcttcttcttctgtatCTTCTTCCCCAAGTATCTTCCTTTTGAGCTGCTCGTACTTCCTCTCGTTTTGGTGGAACTCAGGGTCGGGTTTGAAGACGTCTAAGGAAGTCTCGGGATCGATCTCATCAAAGAGAGAGATTATATGTGTTACTTGCTCGTCAAGTAAATCTAACTCAGGACGAATGGCTTTGTGACTCTCAAAGTTGCATCTAACCAAAGACTCAACCAAACACTTAGACGTGTAATCCAAGTCACCTTCTTGAAGAATCCCTCTAAAGATGTCGAAAACTGTCGGAGAAACCTCAAGAAGCGTGGCTCCACACACTGTAACAAACGCAACAGCAACCTCAACGGTGTCTCCACTAGGCTCACCAAGAAGCGTGTGGAGAAGCTCGAGTGCAACAGTCTCTCCAGCGACTCGCTGGTCCACGAGATGCGCAAGAAAACTAACCGCAGCTAACAACAGAGGCTTGTCGTTGCGAAAGTAACCCCATCTGAACTGCAAAAACAATCTTTTCAACAAGAGGTCACCAACAGAAGGAAACTTGGAGTTCACGACTGCGACCAAAGCAGCGAACACGTCGGTGAACTGAGGAGGAGAAGCTATCTGAGATTTGAGACATGATCTGCACAAAA
The window above is part of the Brassica napus cultivar Da-Ae chromosome C3, Da-Ae, whole genome shotgun sequence genome. Proteins encoded here:
- the LOC125583361 gene encoding uncharacterized protein LOC125583361, whose protein sequence is MLCPCRDCRNLSHQSLDKIVEHLVIRGMDKKYKSSRWSIHGEKRDSAEDSVLQYETEAFDLFKTIFSMDEGGPNPTTDNEDDEAPEEIEFKKKLRDAQTPLYSDCLKHTKVSAIMGLYRFKVKSGVSENYFDQLLVLLEDLLPEDNVLPKSLAAIKKFLKIFGFGYDSIHACKNDCILYRKEYENLESCPRCKVSRWEMDKHSNELKVGIPAKVLRYFPIKDRFRRMFRSQRMAEDLRWHYTNATEDGTMRHPVDSISWAQVNAKWPDFAADPRNLRLGISTDGMNPFSMQSTNHSTWPVLLVNYNTPPTMCMKAENIMLTLLIPGPTAPGNNIDVYLAPLIDDLKDLWAEGIEVYDSFAKENFNLRALLLWSISDYPALGTLSGCKVKGKQACNVCGKDTPARWLKFSRKFVYMSNRRRLPPGHRYRYKKAWFDNTVEEGNANRIQTGAEIYETLQAFTNDFGRPLEKEKKRKRLELEDDERLQEEECEESNELWRWKKRSIFFDLPYWKVNYSN
- the LOC106384222 gene encoding pre-mRNA-splicing factor CWC22 homolog, whose amino-acid sequence is MRKTREKDTTIDIERESWDELQRRINSLVNKVNANNLNHVVLELFEVNLIRGRGLLCRSCLKSQIASPPQFTDVFAALVAVVNSKFPSVGDLLLKRLFLQFRWGYFRNDKPLLLAAVSFLAHLVDQRVAGETVALELLHTLLGEPSGDTVEVAVAFVTVCGATLLEVSPTVFDIFRGILQEGDLDYTSKCLVESLVRCNFESHKAIRPELDLLDEQVTHIISLFDEIDPETSLDVFKPDPEFHQNERKYEQLKRKILGEEDTEEEDHTETDLVSLRRTIYQTIMSSLNFEEVVHKLLQIRIKPGQEMELCVMILECCTEERTYRSFYGQLAQRFCLKSKAYIECFKNLFVQQYVTLHRLETNKLRIVAMFYVLTYLCEDSFSRTL